CTTCGTACTGGTACAAAACCCAAAAGGTGGTGGTTTAAGTGGTACATTAGGTGGATTTGGTAACCAGGTGATGGGTGTACGCCAGACTACCGATGTACTCGAAAAAGGTACCTGGATACTGTCTGCCATCATTGCCGTACTGTGCCTGACATCTTCCCTGTTCGTTACAAAAGGTATTGCTCCTGACACCAGGAAATCTATCATGGAACAGAATGTAACTGTACCTCCTGCTCAGGCACCTGCTCCGGCTAGTACTCCGTTGCCAGCACCTGCACCGGCACAGCAATCTAAATAATTCTCGCTGTTAAGCTATTTCAGAACCTCGCCCTAAAAGCGAGGTTTTTTATTGAATACCATCCTATGGCAAAAAAAAGCAACGCAAAAAAGAGTCAGACTAAGAATGTATGGATGAAACGTTTGCTGGTGGCTGCCGCTGCAATTCTGGCCGGCCTGCTGGTATACGTAGGATATCGTGTGTTTGGACCTAATACAAAAGCCTTTGGCGACAGCAAATTCTTCTATGTACGTACTGGCAGTACCTATAAAGCAGTGTTAGACGGACTGGAAGAACAGGAGATCATCCGCAGCCGCACCAGCTTTAACTGGGTAGCGAAGGAACTGGGTTATCCCAACCGTGTAAAAGCTGGTAAGTACAAGATCAGCAGGGGCATGAGCAATTTTGACATCGTTAAAATGCTGCGTTCCGGTCGTCAGACGCCTGTTACCCTGACCATTACTAAACTGCGGACCAAGCAGGACCTGGTAAAAAAGATCTGCTCTAACCTGGAAGCAGACTCCGCCACCTTCCGTGCCCTGTTAAGCGACCAGGTATACCTGCGTCAGTTCGGGCTGGACACCAACACGGTAATGAGTGCCTTTATGCCGAACAGTTACCAGTTTTACTGGAACACCAGCGCCGAGAATGCCTTCAAAAAGATCGAAAAGGAATCTGCTGCTTTCTGGACAGATGCCCGTAAGGCGGCTGCCCAGCGACTGGGACTGACACCGGTACAGGTGACCATCCTGGCCTCTATTGTGGATGAAGAGACCAACAAAAATGATGAGAAACCACTTATTTCCAGTGTGTACCTGAACCGCTTCCGTAAAGGTATGCGTCTGCAGGCCGATCCGACCGTGAAATTCGCTTTACAGGACTTCTCTATCAGAAGGATCAGAGAAGGGCATATTGCCTTCGAATCGCCTTACAATACCTATCAGGTGACCGGCCTCCCTCCGGGTCCGATCTGTACGCCTTCCATCAAATCAATAGAAGCTGTACTGAATACACCGGAAACTGATTATATCTATTTTTGTGCGAAGGCTGATTTCTCCGGATATCATGCATTTGCTGCTACCTACGCTGAACACATGAAAAATGCGCATGCATTCCATCAGGCGCTCAATGCGAGGGGTATATAACCAGTCATAAACAATGCCATTCAGACCAGAACAGATCATCTTAGCATCCAGACCTTTCCGTAAACTGGTAAGCATCAGCAAAACGCTGGTATTGCCAGGTTTCGAGGGAGTGCCGCTGTATGATGTGATCAAATTCTTTCTGAAAGAAATGCATAATCAGAGCCTGGGGGAAAGGGCAGCAGCTATCTCATTCAACTTTCTGCTGGCCATTCCCCCATTCTTTATCTTCATGTTCACCCTCGTGCCCTATATCCCTATGCAAAATGTAGAGGCAACGTTGTATGAACTGGCAGAGGATGTTACTCCTAATTACAATACCTACATCATCATACGCGACATGATCCATGACTTCCTGTACACACACCGTAACGGGTTGCTGTCTATTGCCTTCGTCATGGGATTCTTTGCTTCTTCGAATGCGGTGATGGGGATCGCCAGATCGTTCAATAAAAAGCTTCCGGGCTTCCGCCGGCGGAAGTGGTGGCAGAAGCGTTTAATGGCGCTGAAACTAACCGTCATTCTCATTCTGCTGCTGTTGCTCACTGTCATACTGATCATCGCGCAAGGCACCGTACTAGACTTTGTATTCAACCGGCTGGGTATTACTGATCCGCGGATCCTGTCGTTGGCTGATGTAGCGCGCTGGGTGCTCATAGGGTTGCTATTCTTCTCTATGTTGTCAGTCATTTACCGGTTCGTACCGGCAACAACAAAGAAATGGAAGTTTATTACTGCAGGATCGACGTTTGCTACGGTGCTGATGATATTGGTGACAATATTGTTTTCATTCTTCGTGAATAATTTTGGCAACTATAACAAGATCTACGGATCTGTTGGAACGATCCTGATTCTGATGTTATCCGTGTATTTTTATTCTTTTATTCTGCTGATAGGATTTGAGCTCAATGCGAGTATTCGTATCCTGAAAGAAATTGCAAATATGCGGAAAGAGGATCTGCCGCAGGAAGTGAAGTAAAGGTTTTGATCTGAAAACTTAAGAACAAAGACAGCCTGCGACGCGATATCGACCCTTTGTGACGTGGAAACAACAGCCCGTGTACTTTGTTGAAAACCGCGTTGAAATACTTGCTGATATCGTGATATCGGTCACAGCCCAAGGCAGCACCCATCACAGGAAGCGCCCCCTCTCCTGTTGTACCGGCAGTTGTGACAGCAAATAATTTACCCGCTAATCCTTTACACTGAACAATGTCAGGTTTATAAAAGCCTGATAATACGGAAAACTTCACACATGGTAGGAAAGTACGCTTGCGAATACACATGTACACTGCCAGGCGGCAAAACTCTCGCAACGTACCTGCAGCCCTTCACCGTAAATTGCCTGAAGAAGGGCTACTGGTTTGAGTAAAACTATGATCATTGAAATAACGGGGTCGAAAGATCAGGAGATGGAAGCTGGCATTGTAATCAGATGGTTTTCAACCCAATGCATGCGCAGACAAACTGAATGGTGCCTACAGAATAGTACATTCCGGATGTAGGTTGGCCGTGTTTTTTACGATACAAAATATTGGATGTCAATGGGTATAAACCTGCAAGAGCGATGGTAGGACGAAAAGGCTGAAATCCTTACCCGTGGGAGGATTCTGGGCAAAGAGATGTGAAGAATAAAGGGCATAAATTAGATAAAAACATCACATATTTTGTATCTTTGTAATGGAATCTCAGGTCGGTTCCAGGCATTGTTTCACCTTTTATGCCAACATGTATAAAAGGGATGTAGTTAACCTGAAACCTATATTTATGAAAACACTTAACTGTCTACTTTTGATCAGCGTCTGGCTTGTGGCCATGCGTTCCCCTGTTGATCTCCCACTGGAGATAGGCGCGCCGTTGCCTAAGGCGGACCTGGTATTGCAGGACTGCTCGGGTAAAGAGATCACATTGAATAAAGCCAGGATGAATAATGGTCTGCTTGTAATGTTCTCCGGCAATACCTGCCCATACGTTGAGCGCAATCAGTTGCGGACACAGGAAATATGTAAGTATGCGCTTAGCAATAACATCGGCGTGGTGCTGATCAATTCCAATATCGCTGGTACTGATGAAAAAAGCGTGCTGACGGCGATGAAAACATATGCGAATGGTCAGCAGTATAACTGGTATTATGTAGTCGATAAAAAAGCGGAATTAGCGGATGCTTTCGAGGCGAATCATGCGCCGGAATGTTATCTCTTCAATCAGCAGGCAAAACTGGTTTATAAAGGCGCTATTGATGATAATCCGGGGAATGCAGAAGCAGTGAAGATGCGGCATTTGCATACGGCGATCAATGAAATGCTGGCAGGGAAAACGGTGAAAGTGAATGCTACGACGGCACTGGGGTGTAATATCAAGCGGTTTTAGCGAAACATAGAAAAAAGCCTGGCAGCATGATACATCTGCCAGGCTTTTTCTGATAAAACACTTATCCTTATTATGTCTACCAAACCATAAACAACGCATTCCCGAATAACAGTTTCCCATTCTCCCAGAAACTCCTGAATAACGGATCATCTGCCATCATCACGATCCTGCCCTCTCCCATTTCCTTTACACCAAACAGCAAACCATCTTTCAGCTTCTTACGCGTCTCCGTACCTACGAACCCACTGAGATAATTATCCTTCTTAATGATGCCGACATTCCAGCCGCCATCTTCGAGATAATCATATATCCTGCTGTCCTGTTTAAGGGTATAATAAACCGCAGGAAAGCCGAAAGCCAGCGGATGGGTATTATCTAACTGTACTTTGTAAATGGCGCCGGGAATAGCCTGTTTTACTCCTTCCCTTTCACGGTTGGCATAAGACTTCAGGAGTGTGTAGTCATCCTTTTTCTCCTCCTTGTCTTCTTCCGTTTTCTTCAGGTGAATACCCCAGTCCAGTGAGGCGATCTGCGCCAGTGCCTCCTGCATAACGATCAGTTTACCACCAGCGTTGATCCAGTCCCTTAGCTTATTGGAGATGTCTTTATCTGACAGATACCTGTAGTTACCATCGGGAAGGATCAGCACATCCAGGGCTTTCCAGTTGATAGCAGGTAGCTGCTTTATATCCACGACTGTCAGTGGATAATTGATCTGTTGCTCAAAGAAATGCCATACTTCTCCTGCCGCGAGGGAAGAGACGCCCTCGCCCATTACTACAGCTACCCGGACCGGCTTGATGAAACGGACCTTTTCCGAGCCGAAGTCCACTCCTTTTTCCACGAACCCCGTGGCAACTGCATCCAGGGTTGTTTTATAGGTATTGGCAAGATGCACGACCTGTTCGTCAAACTGTCCGTTGGCGGCCTCATTGCCTGAACGGGTGATGATCAGTGTGCCGGCCGGAAATGTTTTACCACCTGCCATGAAATCACCTTCTGCATATCTTACGCGAATACGTTTCTGCAGTAATGCGGAAAGAAAACGCACGTCCTTGATGCTGTTCCAGCGTGCCAGGTAAGCATAGGGACGGGTAGCTACGAGTGCTGTGTTTACAGTTGTCTGCAAACTATCCTTTGCTGGTGTGAGTAACTGCCGCAACGCGTATGTCTGCAACCCGTAAGCATAAGGTAACGACCATGCGGTGATATCATAGGTAACTGAATCGGATAAACGGGAATCAGGTTCAAACAACACTTTCAGCAAATTAGACCTGGCCTGTGCGGCACTGATCACCATGTCTTCCTTATCGATAGTGAAGTTTTCCGTTTTGCCATTGAAATAGTTAAATCCGTTAGCCTTTCCTACAGCAGCACCATATCCGAAGCGGATCCCGTTTTTGTTCAGCAAAGCCCCCAGGGAAGCCAGTTTTTCATTATTCCCCGCTGCTTTCACTACATATGACAGATAGGGGCCATCCGGTGTATGCACCGCATCATAAAAGTATTTCGAAAATTCTTTCAGCAACTGTGCTGATTCCTGTGAAGCAATTTCAATAGTAGATAAACCTGTCGTACGGTGATGTGCAATACGCTGAGATAAAGTCAGTGTATCACCATCCTGTTTCAGTCCGGCAAGACCGGCCCTTCCGCCGCCGCCCTGTTCATAGGTCATACCGATAGCACCATTGTAGGTAGGATAGGTATCGCCATAACTGGGATAAAACATATCGAAAAATTCTTTCGTAAAATACAGCCAGCCTTCCTGATCGAAATAACGTGCATTGTTCTTTCCGATCAACATCTGCATGCTGCGCTGCCAGGGTTTGATGATGTCATGAAATGGCTCCGCTGCCGGCGCAAAATAATAAGGCGCATCGATCGACTGTTCATGAAAGTCTACATGCACCTGCGGCATCCAGCGGCTATACTGAACAACACGCTGCTGCGACTCGACCTGCGTTTGCCATGCCCAGTCCCTGTTCAGGTCAAAGTAATAGTGATTGGCCCTACCTCCCGGCCACGGCTCGTTATGCTCTCTTGCAAACAGCAGGGGATCTGCATAACGGGTATGCACCTGGTTGTAAAAATTGACATAACGTTCCCTTCCATCAGGATTCAGGCAGGGATCAATCAGTACTACGACATTCTTCAGCCATTCCTGCTGTTGTGTATTGGCCTTGTTCGCCAGCATGTACAGCGTGATCATCGAGGCCTCTGTAGATACCGCCTCATTACCATGTACGTTATAACTAAGCCATACAATGGCAGGATCACCGGCGGCAGGTTTCCCGGTGCCATTAGCAATGTCAATGTTGTGTTGTCTGATCTGCTCGATTTTGCCGGTATTCTCGGCAGAGGAAAGGATCGCCAGCATCAGCGGACGGCCTTCGTAAGTAGTACCGTACTGGATCAGCTGCATGTTGGGTGTCACAGCGGCGACAGCTTCGTAGTAAGCTAATACGCGATAATAGGGCGTGAATTGTGTCCCGAGCGCATAACCCAGAAACTGATCAGGAGTAGGCAGTGTCTGGGCATACCCGATCTGTATCATGAGCAGTATAAGGGATGATAGCAGGAATTTGCGCATAATATGCTTCTGTTTATTTACCTAAGGTAAACAATTGCAGACTTATACGCGGAGATTGTGTGGATGGGTTAACGGGGTTCTATACTTTCTCCTATCAGACCGAAATACTGGACGCATTCCAGTTTACCATCCTGCCGGTAATAGCGGAACTCTCCTACCCGGTTGTCCTCATGCCAGTGGCCGGTTTCAGATAAGGTACCATTCTCATAAAAGACAGTACCCGGTCCCTCTTTATGTCCGTAATGGCGGAAAAACACTTCTTTTACTTTACCATTGGTAAAGTAAACCTCAACTTTCTCCTTATTGGGATCGTCTGAAAAACCATATACCTTCCAGCGTATACTGCCGTTTTCCTCACGCATCACCTGGCGCAATAGTTGCCTGTTAGGTGCTACGGTATCCGTACAACTCCAGGCGCCTGTTGTCAGCGATAGTAATGATAATCCTGAAAGTAATCTGCTGTATTTAGTCATAGAAATATGTTCACCAGGCCTACAATGCTGGTATTGCCCTCTAAAAGCCCTACCCAATATATACAAATATCCTAATATAAAGAAAGTGCAGGTAACAAAAATCGCTTACACAATTGTATAAGCGATTTTCGTGCCTTTTTATTGTGTTGACTAATATTTGATATTCACAATGTTATAAATTCAGTTCCAGTCTTGCGAACAGGAAACGTCCATTGTAACCAAACTGGGTCGCTCTCCTGGAATACCTGAACTGATTATTTGTGGTATTGGCTGGGTTCGTTACCAGATCGGGATATACATCCAATACGTTGTTTGATCCGGCACTTAGTTTAAGCGCAGGCGTCAGCTTATAACCAACAGCCACATCCGTCACCACCTTTGCAGAGAACGTCTGGTAGAAGTTAGGATCATTGGTTGCTTCTTCCACACTGCCGAAATGCACGTTACGCAGGAAGGCGTTGAACTTGCCGATATTATAGGATAATGTCAGGTTCACTTTTTCACGGGGCACGCTTCTTTCC
The DNA window shown above is from Chitinophaga agri and carries:
- the secG gene encoding preprotein translocase subunit SecG, with product MLLIFGILIILACVLLGFFVLVQNPKGGGLSGTLGGFGNQVMGVRQTTDVLEKGTWILSAIIAVLCLTSSLFVTKGIAPDTRKSIMEQNVTVPPAQAPAPASTPLPAPAPAQQSK
- the mltG gene encoding endolytic transglycosylase MltG → MAKKSNAKKSQTKNVWMKRLLVAAAAILAGLLVYVGYRVFGPNTKAFGDSKFFYVRTGSTYKAVLDGLEEQEIIRSRTSFNWVAKELGYPNRVKAGKYKISRGMSNFDIVKMLRSGRQTPVTLTITKLRTKQDLVKKICSNLEADSATFRALLSDQVYLRQFGLDTNTVMSAFMPNSYQFYWNTSAENAFKKIEKESAAFWTDARKAAAQRLGLTPVQVTILASIVDEETNKNDEKPLISSVYLNRFRKGMRLQADPTVKFALQDFSIRRIREGHIAFESPYNTYQVTGLPPGPICTPSIKSIEAVLNTPETDYIYFCAKADFSGYHAFAATYAEHMKNAHAFHQALNARGI
- a CDS encoding YihY/virulence factor BrkB family protein, producing the protein MPFRPEQIILASRPFRKLVSISKTLVLPGFEGVPLYDVIKFFLKEMHNQSLGERAAAISFNFLLAIPPFFIFMFTLVPYIPMQNVEATLYELAEDVTPNYNTYIIIRDMIHDFLYTHRNGLLSIAFVMGFFASSNAVMGIARSFNKKLPGFRRRKWWQKRLMALKLTVILILLLLLTVILIIAQGTVLDFVFNRLGITDPRILSLADVARWVLIGLLFFSMLSVIYRFVPATTKKWKFITAGSTFATVLMILVTILFSFFVNNFGNYNKIYGSVGTILILMLSVYFYSFILLIGFELNASIRILKEIANMRKEDLPQEVK
- a CDS encoding redoxin domain-containing protein; amino-acid sequence: MKTLNCLLLISVWLVAMRSPVDLPLEIGAPLPKADLVLQDCSGKEITLNKARMNNGLLVMFSGNTCPYVERNQLRTQEICKYALSNNIGVVLINSNIAGTDEKSVLTAMKTYANGQQYNWYYVVDKKAELADAFEANHAPECYLFNQQAKLVYKGAIDDNPGNAEAVKMRHLHTAINEMLAGKTVKVNATTALGCNIKRF
- a CDS encoding M14 metallopeptidase family protein → MRKFLLSSLILLMIQIGYAQTLPTPDQFLGYALGTQFTPYYRVLAYYEAVAAVTPNMQLIQYGTTYEGRPLMLAILSSAENTGKIEQIRQHNIDIANGTGKPAAGDPAIVWLSYNVHGNEAVSTEASMITLYMLANKANTQQQEWLKNVVVLIDPCLNPDGRERYVNFYNQVHTRYADPLLFAREHNEPWPGGRANHYYFDLNRDWAWQTQVESQQRVVQYSRWMPQVHVDFHEQSIDAPYYFAPAAEPFHDIIKPWQRSMQMLIGKNNARYFDQEGWLYFTKEFFDMFYPSYGDTYPTYNGAIGMTYEQGGGGRAGLAGLKQDGDTLTLSQRIAHHRTTGLSTIEIASQESAQLLKEFSKYFYDAVHTPDGPYLSYVVKAAGNNEKLASLGALLNKNGIRFGYGAAVGKANGFNYFNGKTENFTIDKEDMVISAAQARSNLLKVLFEPDSRLSDSVTYDITAWSLPYAYGLQTYALRQLLTPAKDSLQTTVNTALVATRPYAYLARWNSIKDVRFLSALLQKRIRVRYAEGDFMAGGKTFPAGTLIITRSGNEAANGQFDEQVVHLANTYKTTLDAVATGFVEKGVDFGSEKVRFIKPVRVAVVMGEGVSSLAAGEVWHFFEQQINYPLTVVDIKQLPAINWKALDVLILPDGNYRYLSDKDISNKLRDWINAGGKLIVMQEALAQIASLDWGIHLKKTEEDKEEKKDDYTLLKSYANREREGVKQAIPGAIYKVQLDNTHPLAFGFPAVYYTLKQDSRIYDYLEDGGWNVGIIKKDNYLSGFVGTETRKKLKDGLLFGVKEMGEGRIVMMADDPLFRSFWENGKLLFGNALFMVW
- a CDS encoding toxin-antitoxin system YwqK family antitoxin; translation: MTKYSRLLSGLSLLSLTTGAWSCTDTVAPNRQLLRQVMREENGSIRWKVYGFSDDPNKEKVEVYFTNGKVKEVFFRHYGHKEGPGTVFYENGTLSETGHWHEDNRVGEFRYYRQDGKLECVQYFGLIGESIEPR